CTGGCCCCACTCATCGTGGACGTGCCCGACTAGGGGGGTCGTGGGGGCGGTCGGCCTCTGATGGCAAAAGATCGGTGCCGAAAGACTCAGTCACTCGTCTCGTGTCTCAGCGCGTCGCCGGGACTGGGGCTGCGCCTGCCCCGTCTGGTCTGGGgctctgggagagctggggaacAAGGGGGTGGGTTGGGGAGCAACGGGAGGTGGGGGTCACCAGCCCCACCatgcccagggctgccccagcctggctACTCCATCCCATCCTGTTCCCTCCCTATCTTGTCCTATctcatctccatctccatcccatcccatcccatcccatcccatcccatcccatccctgtgtccccatgcaTTCCCTATCTCCCTGTGTCCCCTCATGCTCCCCAAGCCCCCATGTCCCTCACATCCCTTTACCCCTTGTCCTCCCATCCCCACAGGTGCCCCCCTGCCACCCCATGTCTCCTGCTGAGCCCGGTGACTCTGCAGCCACTCTTGCCACAGCCCCATGGGTGCTGGCACCACAGGCACGGGTGGGGCTGGGAGCGATCGGGTCAGGGCCATTCCgctgcctgctgtgccctgcGCCACCGCAGTGGCCGTGCCACTGTCACCACGGCcctgtggggacagggaggggacgCTCATCAGCAAGGCACTGCAGGACCGGGGTGCCAGGGGTGCTGAGGGCGCCTTGGGTGCTGCACCTACCGTGGGGTGCTGTGGGCACCGTGGGACCTGTGGGTGCCGCACCCACCCCGGGTGCCATGGGTGTGGAGGGTGCTGAGCCGCACGCAGTGCCAAGGCAGGCGGAGACACGCAGAGCCCTGCACCTGCCCCACGTCACTGTCGGGAACCGAGACACCGGGGGCAGCCAGGAAGGGACAagggcacccagccccagccccagccctgccacctcgctccctgccctgggggcaGAGTCCGGTGCCCAAGGCGCCTCCGTGACGCGGGCACGGGGCCAGACTGGGCAGGCGGCGCAGCGGTGCCGGTGGCACGGAAGCGGTGACAGCGGCAGGGGAGCAGCGATGGACGCCCAGGTCTCTCTCCCGGCCCTCATCCGCAGGAAGCGGGACGGCGAGCGGCTGCGGGACGAGGAGATCCAGAGCTTCGTGCGCGGCGTGACCGAGGGCTCTGCGGAGCAGGGCCAGATCGGtgggggcacggcggggccAGGGGGGGACACAGCACGGGAGTGCACTGGGGGGACCTGGaacaggacaaggggaaggcaggagggggCTGGTGGCGGGGGGATGTCACTAGGCAGGGGGCAGGTGAGGcatgggagcagctggggcacgGTACGGGACATGGCACGGGGACATGGTGGGGAATAGGGCATGGGGGACACACCCGGGGACATCCCTGGGGAGGACACAGCCAGGGAACCTGGCACAGGGACACAGCCAAAGGCAGCTGGGacgtggcagggctggggggacaaAGGCTGGGGACACGCTGAGGGGATGTGAGAGGGatgggggggcagggggactCCTGGCACGGGGAGGCAGCAAAAGGGAGTAGGACACAGGGGGGGGACgtggctgggggcactggggggcactggggggtCCCAGatggggggcactgggggcactgggggctcCCAGGCGGGGGTCACTGGGCTCCCCACCCCGCCCCCCAGGCGCCATGCTGATGGCCATCTGGCTGCGGGGCATGGACGCGCAGGAGACGCTGGCGCTGACACGCGCCATGGCGGCCTCGGGCCGGCTGCTGGCCTGGCCGCCGGGCTGGCGGGGGCGGCTGGTGGACAAGCACTCGACGGGCGGCGTCGGGGACAAGGTCAGCCTGGCCCTggcccctgccctggctgcgTGCGGCTGCAAGGtgagcggggacggggacggggacggggatggggacggggacggggacggagCGGCACCGCAGGGTCCCCGCGCCGCCACCTGCGCCCACCCGCCTGCGCCCACAGGTGCCCATGATCAGCGGCCGCGGGCTGGGGCACACCGGGGGCACGCTGGACAAGCTGGAGGCCATCCCCGGCTTCTGCGTCTCCCAGAGCCCTGAGCAGGTgcgggggggacacggggtggggacatgggacagggacagggatggggacggggatgggatggggatggagacagggatggggatggggacggggatggggacgggaatggggacagggaatggggacagggacagggtcagggacagggacggggatggggatggggacaagtGGCCACACGCCCCCTGCCCGTCCCACTGGCACGGGGCCGCTCCATTCCCGTTTGGCTGGAGCCAAGGCTCTGCCCGTGGGGGCAGCTGCCCCTAACCCCCGCCGTGACAGGGGGGTGGTGCACTGGGGTCACCCCGGCACTCACAGACCCCGCTGGTCCACGCACACTGCACCGGGGGTGGCCCGTAAGGGGACAACGGGAAACAGCGGCAGCGcaggggggagcggggagggggcacAGGGCCGGGATGGCATGGAGCGGGACATGGGACACTGATGGGATGCGGGATGTGCTGATGGGTTGTGGGATGCCAATAGGGTGTGGGATGCCAGTGGGATGCAGGATGTTGATGGAATGTGGATGGGAAGCAAGATGCCAACGGGATGCAGGATACGGATGGGATGTGGGATGCTGATGGATGTGAGACACCAATGGGATGCGGGATGCTGAAGGACTGCGGGATGCAGACGAGGTGTGGGATGCTGATGAGACAGACACGGGATGTGGATGGGATATGGGGAGCTGATGGGACCCAGGTGGGAcgtgggatggggatgaggaggaggatgcGGGTGGGATGCGGGATGCAGGACACCGATGTCCCCGGCCCCACAGATGCAGAGCATCCTGGAGCAGGTGGGCTGCTGCATCGTGGGGCAGAGCAAGGAGCTGGTGCCGGCTGACCGGGTGCTGTACAGCCTGCGGGACGTCACTGCCACCGTCGACAGCCTCCCCCTCATCACAGGTACCGGGGGGCTGGGGCGTGCGGGGGCATTGGGACAGgactcccccccccacccccaccccgtcCAAGCAGGGCCCCAGGAGTGGGTGTAGGGCTGGGTCTGTGGGGCCAGGGCTGCTGTGACCCACAAGGCTGCCCCGTCCCCAGCCTCCATCCTGAGCAAGAAGGCGGCGGAGCAGATCTCGGCGCTGGTGCTGGACGTCAAGTTCGGGAGCGCGGCGCTGTACCCGACGCTGGAGAGCGCGCGGGAGCTGGCCCAGAGCCTGGTGAGCCCGCGGCCCCCCCACGGGATCCCCATGGGGACAGCGCTGGGGCCGGCGCCCCAGGCCCGGTGGGTGccggggccgcatcctgccccgCCACGACACCCGGTGCCCCCGCACAGGTGGCGGTGGGCGAGGAGCTGGGCATCCGCACGGCGGCCGTGCTGAGCAGCATGGACCAGCCCCTGGGGCGCTGCGTGGGCAACTcgctggaggtgctggaggcGCTGCAGTGCCTGGAGGGAGGCGGCCCCGCTGACCTGCGGGAGCTGGTGACGGTGCTGGGTcaggacggggacggggacggggtgGGCACTGCCCAAGGCCACGCacgagccccctgccccagctctgcaccCGTGCACAgacccccgtgtccccccccatCCTGCGCCCCACGCGCAGCCCGGGCTCCCTGCCCCATCCCGTGTCCCCCCCGGTCCTGcgcccccagccctctccccaccccttgCCCTGTGCCTCGAGCTCTCAccctcctccccaggctgctgctcccgGTCCCTGtcctccccacacccccacccctgtcccctgccccttGTAGCCCCCTacccgctgcccccagcccccaggctCCCCCCACTCATtgctggggggctgctcctggcccccagcccttccctgcacCCTGGGTGGGGGGAGCACAGGGGTCCCAGCGCCGTGCCATGTCCCGCAGgcgggctgctgctgtggcagtgcGGGATGGCCCCGACGGcggagcagggccaggagcgGCTGGCGCAGGCGCTGGACGACGGCTCGGCCCTGCGCACCTTCGAGGCCATGCTGGGGGCGCAGGGAGTGCCCCCCGACACCGCCCGCCTGCTCTGCGCGGGGACCCCCCAGCAGCGCCGCCAGGTCCTGGGGCAGGCGGGCACCCGTGAGGAGCTGCTGGCGCCCCGCGAAGGtgaggggggggccgggggtccCTGCCGGCACCCTGCATCCCCAcccgcagccccgtgccccctgcCCATGCCCTGAGCCCCAGACCCCCAACACCACCCCTGTGGGCACCAAGGGGTGCTCAGCCCCCTGCCAAGCCCCAGATCCCCATGTGCTGGTTCCCCCCcgctgctcagcaccccacGTCCCGATGTCCCCCCGctgctccccaccacccccaggcccggtgccccccggaTGCTCAGCACCCCCACGTCCCAGTGCACCCCTGATGCTCCCCGCCACCCCTGGGCCCGGTGACCCCCCACTGCTCAGCATCCCAGTGCCCCCCTGcttctcc
This is a stretch of genomic DNA from Cygnus atratus isolate AKBS03 ecotype Queensland, Australia chromosome 1, CAtr_DNAZoo_HiC_assembly, whole genome shotgun sequence. It encodes these proteins:
- the TYMP gene encoding thymidine phosphorylase, which produces MDAQVSLPALIRRKRDGERLRDEEIQSFVRGVTEGSAEQGQIGAMLMAIWLRGMDAQETLALTRAMAASGRLLAWPPGWRGRLVDKHSTGGVGDKVSLALAPALAACGCKVPMISGRGLGHTGGTLDKLEAIPGFCVSQSPEQMQSILEQVGCCIVGQSKELVPADRVLYSLRDVTATVDSLPLITASILSKKAAEQISALVLDVKFGSAALYPTLESARELAQSLVAVGEELGIRTAAVLSSMDQPLGRCVGNSLEVLEALQCLEGGGPADLRELVTVLGGLLLWQCGMAPTAEQGQERLAQALDDGSALRTFEAMLGAQGVPPDTARLLCAGTPQQRRQVLGQAGTREELLAPREGTVRRIEALPLAHVLHELGAGRTRVGEAINPRVGAEVLVAVGQHLREGEPWLRLHHDGALRAEQRQALQDALLLGTGTGTGTAAPRVAETVLPRGAP